A segment of the Streptomyces sp. NBC_01235 genome:
GCCGAGCGAGCGCATCGGGTGTGCTCTGCCGTCCCAGTGGTTGAAGTCGCCGACCAGGCGCACGGCACGGGCATTCGGCGCCCACACCGCGAACGCCGTACCGGCCACCGTGCCCCAACCGCACTCGTGCTCGCGCACCCGGGCCCCGAGCACCTGCCACAGCTGCTCGTGCCGGCCCTCGCGGATCAGGTGCAGGTCGAGTTCGCCGAGGGTGGGCAGGAAGCGGTAGGGATCGTCGTAGGCGTACACGTGGGTGCCGTAGTGGACGCGCACCCGGTAATCGGGCACGACCGTGCCCGGCAGCCGGCCTGCGAACACCCCCTCGCCCTGGTGCGCGAGTTCCGCCAGCGGCTCGCCCGACGGCGTGGTCAGCCACACCTCGTCGGCGAGCGGCCGCAGCACCCGCACGGTCACGCCCTGGGCGGCCGGGTGCGGGCCGAGCAGCGCGTGCGGATCGCTGAGGTCTCCCGTGGTGAGCCGCTCGAGGTGGGTGGCGGCCAGGGCCGTTGGGCGCTGTGCGGTGGTCACGACTGCGAAGTCCCGTCCGTGAGTATGTGGGCCACTCGATGCCGGGGGTCGAGGCGTACGTAGTTGTCGCGGCCCCAGCGGTAGTTCTCGCCCGACAGGGCGTCGCGCACCGCGAAGGTCTCGGAGCGCTCCAGGCCGAGTGCGGGCAGGTCGAGGGTGACCGTCGCCTCGCGCGTCTCGCGCGGGTCGAGGTTGAGCACCACGACAACCCAGTCGTCCCCCTCGCCCCCGCAGGCGCGCTTGGAGAAGCAGATCATCGCGTCGTTGTCGGTGCGGTGGAAGCGGAGGTTGCGCAGCTGGTGCAGGGCCGGGTGGGCCCGCCGGATGTCGTTGAGCGCACGGATCAGCGGGGCCAGGGAGTCGCCCGCAGTCTGAGCACCCGCCCAGTCGCGGGGGCGCAGCTGGTACTTCTCGGAGTCCAGGTACTCCTCGCTGCCTGGCCCCATGGGCACGTTCTCGTACAGCTCGTACCCGGCGTACACGCCCCAGGTGGGTCCTGCCGTCGCGGCGAGCACCGCGCGGGCCGCGAAGGCCGCCCTGCCGCCGTACTGGAGGTAGGCGTTGAGGATGTCGGGGGTGTTCACGAAGAGGTTGGGCCGCAGGTAGGCCGCGCTCTGTTCGCCGCCGAGGCCGGCCAGTTCGGAGAGGTAACTCTCCACCTCTTCCTTGGAGTTGCGCCAGGTGAAGTACGTGTACGACTGGTGGAAGCCCACGCGCGCCAGGGCGTGCAGCATAGCCGGGCGGGTGAACGCCTCGGCGAGGAAGAGCACATCGGGATCGCTCGCGTGCACCGCGGCGATCAGCCGTTCCCAGAAGGCGACGGGCTTGGTGTGCGGGTTGTCGACTCGGAAGATCCGGACGCCGTGGTCCATCCAGTGCCGCAGTATGCGCAGGCACTCCGTGTGCAGTCCGTCCGGATCGGTGTCGAAGTCGACGGGAAAGATGTCCTGGTACCTTTTCGGCGGGTTCTCGGCGAACGCGATCGAGCCGTCGGCGCGGCGTTGGAACCACTCGGGGTGCTCGGCGACCCAGGGATGGTCGGGTGAGCACTGGAGGGCGAAGTCCAGGGCGACTTCGAGGCCCAGTTCACCGGCGCGCGCCACGAAGTGGTCGAAGTCCTCCTGGGTGCCCAGGTCGGGGTGGATCGCGTCGTGTCCGCCGTCGGCCGATCCGATCGCCCAGGGTGAGCCGGGATCGTGCGGCCTTGCCTCGAGCGTGTTGCCCGCACCCTTGCGGTGGGTGGTGCCGATCGGGTGGACCGGGGGCAGATAGACCACGTCGAAGCCCATGTCGGCCACGGCCTCGAGGCGTTTGGCGGCGGTCCGCAGCGTGCCCGGCCGCGGCGGCTCGGCCACGCCGTCCACCGCGGCGGGGACGACGGCTCCCTCGGAGCGGGGGAAGAACTCGTACCAGGCTCCGTACAGGGCGCGTTCCCGGTCGACCCGCAGCGGCAGTTCCGGCGAGCGCGTGAGCAGCCTGCGCAGCGGGCGGGCGGTGAGCAGGGTGGCCACGGGAGCCGCGGTGACGGCGGCGAGCCGCTCCTCGGCGTCGAGGCGCCCGTCCCGCAGCCGCCCGGCCACGTCGGTGAGCCGCGCCGCCTCGTCGGCCGGGGCCGTGCCGGCCACCTCTTCGAGGAGCAACGCGCCTTCCTCCAGGACCAGTTCGGTGTCGATCCCGGCGGGCACCTTGATCTCGGCGGCGTGCCGCCAGGTCGCCCAGGGGTCGGTCCACGCCTCCACCCGGTAGGTCCAGTCGCCTTCCTCTGCGGCGGTGACCCACGCGGTGTAGCGGTCGGTGCCGGGGGCCACGAGGCGCATCGGGATCCAGTCGCCCGCACGGCCGTCGGGGTCGGTGAGCACGACGCCGGCGCCGACCGCGTCGTGCCCTTCCCTGAAGACGGTGGCCGAGACGGCGAACTCTTCGCCGGGTACGGCGCGGGCGGGGGTGCGGCCGCCGGCGCCGTCGTCGATCTGTGGCGCCACGTCCGCGATGGGGATGCGGCCCACACGTGCTTCGGCGGTCGGGCGCGTCGCGTCGCGCTGCATGGGCTTGCCCTCCATAGTGCTCGTGCCTCCTGGGTGGTGCGGGCGGCTGTTTCGGTCGGCGAATGCGGTCAGCGTCGGATCGCGGTGGTCCCGTTGCTGACCGCGGAGATGATCCGGCGGTATCCGGACACCAGCGGATGGTGCGGGTACGCCGTGGAGAACACCCGCTCCCCGGCGAGCTGCGCCATTTCGGGCGCGTACGGCAGGACCGTGGTGATGCGGGTGTTGTACGCGGTCTCCACCTCACCGAGCAGCCGGTCGCCCACGGCGCCGTCGGGGGCCATGTTCACGGCGATGCTCATGGCGCCGAACCCGAGCCGGCTCGCCAGGGCCGTGGTCTCCCTGGCGCCGGCGAGGTCCAGGCGGTCGGCCCGGGTCACGACGACGAGCGCGTCCGAACTCGCCATCGCGGTCACGGTCTCGTTGTTGAAGCCCGCGTGGGTGTCGAGCAGCAGCACGTCGAGCGCCAGGGTGTCGATGAGCCGGTCGAAGCCCTCGCGCAGCAGGCCCACGTCGTAGCCGCGGCCCATGATCTCGTTGACCCCCGTGGTCTGGCTCCTGGCCGGGACCAGGAAGAACCCGTCGTGCCCGACGGTCTGGTCGACGGCGTACGCCGCGTCCTCGATCTCGCAGCGGCCGATGAGGTAGTCGGTGAGCGAGCGCCGCGCGGGGACCGTCACGTCGCCGAACATCACGTCCAGCGCTGGTGTCTGGATGTCGGTGTCCA
Coding sequences within it:
- a CDS encoding maltotransferase domain-containing protein, which translates into the protein MEGKPMQRDATRPTAEARVGRIPIADVAPQIDDGAGGRTPARAVPGEEFAVSATVFREGHDAVGAGVVLTDPDGRAGDWIPMRLVAPGTDRYTAWVTAAEEGDWTYRVEAWTDPWATWRHAAEIKVPAGIDTELVLEEGALLLEEVAGTAPADEAARLTDVAGRLRDGRLDAEERLAAVTAAPVATLLTARPLRRLLTRSPELPLRVDRERALYGAWYEFFPRSEGAVVPAAVDGVAEPPRPGTLRTAAKRLEAVADMGFDVVYLPPVHPIGTTHRKGAGNTLEARPHDPGSPWAIGSADGGHDAIHPDLGTQEDFDHFVARAGELGLEVALDFALQCSPDHPWVAEHPEWFQRRADGSIAFAENPPKRYQDIFPVDFDTDPDGLHTECLRILRHWMDHGVRIFRVDNPHTKPVAFWERLIAAVHASDPDVLFLAEAFTRPAMLHALARVGFHQSYTYFTWRNSKEEVESYLSELAGLGGEQSAAYLRPNLFVNTPDILNAYLQYGGRAAFAARAVLAATAGPTWGVYAGYELYENVPMGPGSEEYLDSEKYQLRPRDWAGAQTAGDSLAPLIRALNDIRRAHPALHQLRNLRFHRTDNDAMICFSKRACGGEGDDWVVVVLNLDPRETREATVTLDLPALGLERSETFAVRDALSGENYRWGRDNYVRLDPRHRVAHILTDGTSQS
- a CDS encoding MinD/ParA family protein encodes the protein MSQIITVHSYRGGTGKSSTAANLGLLLASSGLRVALVDTDIQTPALDVMFGDVTVPARRSLTDYLIGRCEIEDAAYAVDQTVGHDGFFLVPARSQTTGVNEIMGRGYDVGLLREGFDRLIDTLALDVLLLDTHAGFNNETVTAMASSDALVVVTRADRLDLAGARETTALASRLGFGAMSIAVNMAPDGAVGDRLLGEVETAYNTRITTVLPYAPEMAQLAGERVFSTAYPHHPLVSGYRRIISAVSNGTTAIRR